The region CCCACTGATTTTATTTCATAACCTGTTAATGTGCCTCAGGTGTTGTTTGGAGGATACTAATTGATACATGAagtattaaattttttattggatttaatttttttttttacttattcaaaGCATTGAGATTTTAATCTCATCTCCACTTATCTAAAACTTGAGAGAGTCCATCCGGCGGCTGCAGATCACAAGTAGATGCGGATTCACTTCCTAGTGCCACTTCCAAACGTTCCTGGAGCCAGGTGACGAAGAGGCAGAGAAGTGGTGACCTCCAGCAGAGCCTGTAGAGAAACCAGGAAACCCATAATTCAGTCTCTTGACTCTCTACCCGAAACATTTAAGACCATCAGGGAAGGTAATGGAGAGTTCTGTTTGAATCCAGGtttggtggcccacacctttaatcccagtgctcaggagtcatgcatgcagatctctgagttcagagtcagcattctgctagcagccttcagatgaagatgtagaattttcagctcctcctgcaccatgcctgcctggatgctgccatgttcctgccttgatgataatggactgaacctctgaacctgtaagccagccccaattaaatgttgtccttataagacttgccttagctgtggtatctgttcacagcagtaaaaccctaactaagacaccacccAGATCCTCAAGTCTATGGTATGAGATGCATCGTTATTCTTCAGTAGATTCCAAACCATCTCTAGATGGTTTCCCATAACTTGTACAAATCAAATGGCATATGAGCCACTATCATACTGTGTCCCTTAGGGAATGAGAACAAGAAAGTCGGCACACCATGCCTCGGAAAATTGAGGAAATTAAGGACTTTCTACTCACAGCCTGGGGGAAGGATGCCAAATCTGTCAAGATCAAGAAAAACAAGGATAATGTAAAGTTCAAGGTCCGCTGTAGCAGGTACCTTTACACTCTGGTTATCACAGACAAGGAGAAGGCGGAGAAGCTGAAGCAGTTCTTGCCCCCAGGTTTGGcagtgaaggagctgaaatgaACTGGACCTCTGCATGTGACTATTAAAAACCccgaaaagtaaaaaaaaaaatcctataactgatagagggcttatatccaaaatatacaaagaactcaagaagttagaccacagggagacaaataaccctattacaaaatggggttcagagctaaacaaagaattcacagctgaggaatgccgaatggctgagaaacacctaaagaaatgttcaacatctttagtcataagggaagtgcaaatcaagacaaccctgagatttcacctcacaccagtgagaatggctaagatcaaaaactcaggtgacagcaaatgctggcaaggatgtggagaaagaggaacactcctccattgttggtgggattgcagactggtacaaccattctggaaatcagtctggctgttcctcagagaattggacattgcactacctgaggacccacctatacctctcttgggcatacacccaaaagatgctccaacatataacaaagacgtgtgctccactatgttcatagcagcctgatttataatagccagaagctgggaagaacccagatgcctttcaacagaggaatggatacagaaaaagtggtacatctacacaatggaatattattcagctatcaaaaacaatgactttatgaaattcataggcaaaatggttggaactggaaaatatcatcctgagtgagctaacacaatcacagaaaaacacacatggtatgcactcattgataagtggctattagcccaaatgcttgaattaccctagatgcacagaacacatgaaactctagaaggatgatcaaaatgtgaatgcttcactccttcctttttttttttttttttttttttggttcttttttttcggagctggggaccgaacccagggccttgcgcttcctaggtaagcgctctaccactgagctaaatccccagcccctcactccttctttaaaagaggaacaagaatacccttgggagggaatagggaggcaaagtttaggacagaggcagaaggaacacccattcagagcctgccccacatgtggcccatacatatacagccacccaattagataagatggatgaagcaaagaagtgcaggccgacaggagccggatgtagatcgctcctgagagacacagccagaatacaacaaatacataagcgaatgccagcagcaaaccactgaactgagaacgggaccccgttgaaggaatcagagaaagaactgaaagagcttgaaggggctcgagacctcatatgaacaacaatgccaaccaaccagagcttccagggactaagccactacctaaagactatacatggactgaccctggactccaacctcataggtagcaatgaatatcctagtaagagcaccagtggaaggggaagccctgggtcctgctaagactgaacccgcagtgaactagactgttgggggggagggcggtattggggggaggatggggaggggaacacccatagagaaggggagggggaggagttagggggaggttgatccggaaaccgggaaggggaataacaatcgaaatataaataagaaatactcaagttaataaagatggaaaaaaaaaagaaagaaagtcagcaCACGTTCATTGCAGATACAAGTTTTATTCAAATACATTTGATCTGTGGTATAATAAATGGGGTGACTGGAGAGCGCTAGAAGATCAATCCACAAACACTCACAGCAATGCTTTGAGATAGGCACTTATGCGAGTTCCCACACAGAATGTATAAACCAACataagtaaccctattaaaaagatGATGTTCAAGAGAACATGAAGGACTGAGAGCCGAACATCCTTCCTTCTGCTAAGACTTGCACAAATGAGCAGTGTGTCTCGTGAGTCCTGGTGCTGGAACTCTCTTATAACTTTGTTCTGGTCCACAGATTATAGAAAGTCCCCTATCCATAGACCTTGGAAGGCCCCAAACTCAAAACCTGAAAACAGACAAGAAGACAATTCTTTTatatttacttgaaaaaaaaaacacacatgccagttacttaatttttaaaaatcctgttGACTTTAAAGGGTGTTGGTCTTTACGCCTTTGTATAAGCTTGCCCACTGAACACTGGGTCCCTCTCTATTTGCCTGTTTACTTGGCCTTGCGACCACAGTCCAGTTGCATTCCAAGGCATCTCGCCAGCATCTGTGCCAAAACATCCAAGTTTGGTGCCATTCCTGGTTAACCTGACCTACGTGATTGCGGAAGTAAAAAGTCTCCATAGACGAGGAGAAGCCGCTTCTAGTACATGGCGCTCCTTTATACTTTGTCATACATTTTAGGCAGGAGAGGAATAGTGACTAGCtatagagggagaaaggaggaaaaacaCATTGCTAGTGGCTTTAACCAAGCCTTTTCACTGAGTATATACCTGCTTCCCATAGTTGAGCAAAATCGCCATAATACAAGTTGTGCTAACAAGTTACACTCTGAGGTGAACATTTCATTCAGAAGTAACTTGCAAAGGAAGAGTAAGAGGAGGGAACTGATTGTTTATCCCAGCTTCTACTGACAGGTCCAACTCGAGCTGTGGCCACTATGTTCATTCTGGGTGAGTTTCACAAATGCCCGAGATGGGGAGACTCCCCAGCAATGTTCACACCTTAGCAGCAATGTTCACACCTTAGGGTCTACACGTGCCACGTCCGGTTATGGTGGAGCCTCAGGCCACTAAGCCTTTATGAGCACCTCAAGAGATTCCCTGTCTTAGGTGACCATCTGCTATGTTGCCAGGTCATATGTATGACAGTGGGATTTCTCTCCTTGATGACAGATGTGGTGTGCCTTGGTGTTGGGCAGGGCCACATGCACATCCTTAAGAAAGAGAAGATCCTACTTGTTCAGAGTTGCCTAACTGGAAGAGGGTGACCAGTCTAAACCTTTTGGTTGGGAGCCATTAGACAGCGCTGTTATCTCGATAGCTAATAGTGGAGATGCTCACCAAGAGCCCTGCCATCTACCCTCAACAGAGAGTCTTTTGCCATGAATATActaatattctctctttctcccttgatGAAATTAGTTCCAAACAAAATGTTCACTTATTTAAGCTGTTTTTAACCTTAATTA is a window of Rattus norvegicus strain BN/NHsdMcwi chromosome 18, GRCr8, whole genome shotgun sequence DNA encoding:
- the Rpl38l4 gene encoding large ribosomal subunit protein eL38-like translates to MPRKIEEIKDFLLTAWGKDAKSVKIKKNKDNVKFKVRCSRYLYTLVITDKEKAEKLKQFLPPGLAVKELK